From the Trypanosoma brucei brucei TREU927 chromosome 6, complete sequence genome, the window ACGCTGTGCCCTTTTGCTGACCGGTGAATTTGTCGCGCAACATCGTGAGACGCTTAATGGTCCCGCATGCACTAAAAAAGACGCGAAGATCACTCTCCGTCGTGCGCGGGTCCATCCCGCCCACAAAAACCGACGTGTTTTTCGACGCCACAACGCCGGTAGTCTTACGCTGCCCCTCATCTTGGGCTGCCGTTTCCTGCAGCGTTTTCAACCGAAGGTCCTCCTGAAGGTCATTTACTTGGCGCTGCATTTCTTGCAGCTCAAGCTCCGGATCAACTTCCGTGTTGAACAGTACGTTGTCTCCATCCGACGGGTCTGATGCCATACTTAATGGTGAGGCGTGCGATTCGGCTTTTGCCTtgtgtatataaatacaaatatatttgtataaatatatgcacacgtgttttctttttttgtgtgtgtgtccgcCTCTTAAttggcaacaacaaacaaacagggatgaacaagcaaataaatataaataaatacccagattttttttaaaaaagagggggaggcaATCCAAAGAAAGCGAAAGCAGCTGCGGGTGAAAATTTGTTGGTGCAACGTTGGAAAGAATCTATAAAAATGctgacaaaaaaataaaaacaaaaaaaaagagcaagcaCTACGTGCGGAGAAGCTCTCAAAGAACGAGGAGAGAAATGAGTGGAAAGATAAAAACGGGTTACAATTTTTCCAAtgcctttccccctctctcccccccccatttTGTTTGTGAAGCGCCTTAATTTTCTGTTCTTTCCGTCACACAagtcctttttgttgtttaaaCTAACAGACGCGATATCAGTTGTgtatcatttccttttttttctttctttctttttttttctcttggagGATGAATTGccggtatttttttttttttttcattttatttccgtgtgcataaacaaacaaagaggaaagggaataaaGGGGGTTTGCGTCGGTGTATCAAATGAACTTTCTGTTTgtagtaattttttttgttattttaaattctatttatttgtttgccattttttacttttacctTTACAGTCTCTTCCACACTGCCTTTCTTCTGGCTTTGAGTTGTTTATATATCGCATTAGCGAGTTTCtacgaggaaaaaaaatataaaaaaaacggaggaagtttggtggtgctgtagaccaaacaacaagaaaaaaaaaagtgaggaaacgcaacaaaaaaaactaaaaaaaaaaagaattaactCTCTTTCATACCACAAACcagtaacaaaataaataaaaacacgaACActattcatttctttttttttttaagtttccCTCATTTTCTTCGCTGCTGCCTCACAGTTTTCCATTAAAATACTCTCACGGCTGTGTTTTGTTCAAACCACTGCAGacgacaaaaggaaaaacaaaatgagggATTAAAATGCTGCAAAAATACGCATTTTGTTGCATATGAGACACCCGCAGCTATGAAAaatagagggaaaaaaataagaatttATAATTCAAAACCACTGAAGAgtttgacaaaaaaaaaaaaaagaaagacacagAGAGCCAAAGAGAGCAACGAAGAACACAATAATACAAATGGAGGGGAAAtaagaataacaaaaaaaaatataagaaaaaaaacagaaatatatattaaagGCATAATATCACAAACCACGacataataatgatgatgataataacacgtacaacaacaacaaaaaaaaagaaaatgcacaCGGAAATGCCCGAGtgagtaaaaataaaaagacgtaaaaaaaaaataagacgCGATAAATCAAACGGTGCTGCGTTAAACGTTTCACCTCGACAGCTCCCTGAACCGAATGGTTCACATCTATCCGATCACTCATAGaatcaaaaagtaaaaaaataaaatagaataaTGTTatagtaaaaaacaaaagtggtggaaaaaaattaataaaaatagtGATACTAAAAATAACACACAATACAAGAgcataaaaacaagaaaaatatcccacattttactttatttactGGATTCACGTGCATGTGATAAGTGGAATTGAATGCGCAGcagcaagaaaacaaaaaaaaacgtgttaTGCAGCACTTTCAAAAAGGATTTAAAAAACGTAtattgacaaaaaaaaacacaaacaacaaaaatgggaagagggaaaaaaaagatataaaacgTACCAAAGGATCAAACGACGGGGGAACGgaataaaattattattattgttattatggtAGAATGATGGTACGAGCAACGTAACGATtaaaccaaaagaaaaaaaagtaaggtaGTACACACTGCATCCCGCCACTTTTTCCGATACAAAAGCATCAGAAGGTTGAAACTGAGAGTGATTTATAAGCTggagaagaaaaggtaaaaataacaaaaccaGTATCGAAAAGCACCAATAGAaaggttttaaaaaaaaataataagataAAACGCAAACGCCCGTCCACacacatatttatatttatttatatatgtgtgtgcacaaAGTCTGGGAGACAGTCCGTAAGCGAACAGTATCACTAAAATCActacagaaaaacaaaaaagggttTTTTTTCGCAAAATGGTCCTCAGGAAAACCGCATCTCTTCTTTCCACAACATAAAATTtcaatgaagaaaaaaaaatgacaatattaacacacaaacacaagtaTAACATGCGGCACACAGCTCATTTTGAACCATATATCTCTTTTAATTTAGCGCATAACTCATCACCCCATGAACTTCTTTCATATTCTACCGAAGTGGATGCCAGAAGTGATAACTTAATGATGGGCACACCACAGGAAGTACCGCTGAGGAAACCTCTGCTCAGAGGACAAGATGAGTGATTGTGTCCTCCCATTACTCGTGACTTTGGTGGTTCCTTTCGACTCATTAACCGTCTTTTAGCTTCTGCTGCAGTCACCTTCGCTTTAGGACTTTTCTCCTCATTCCTCTCACGTGTCGCAACGTATTGAGTAGTAGTTTGCAAATCGGTACCAAcaatttcattttccttcacGCATTCGGTTGGTTGTAAAACGATGGGTTCCGCACGGGTTCTCCACCGCAGAGGTGTGTCGCCTCCAACTTGATCACCGCGGCAACAGACGTTCTGTTTGTGTGATGTCATCCCCAAAGTAGTGAAATCACCATCAGTACACGCCACGTATGGTTTTTCATCCGTATCGAACTTGATTGTTAGTGAGTCAATAAAGCGTATTTCATATATTCGCATAGGGAGAGCAGACCGCCATTGTTTCCCTCCCGCTTGAGCGGCAGCAGCCTTCATGATGTGCTGTGTAAGTTTCATTGCTGAATTTGGTAAAGGTTCCGGAAGCACTCGAGTGGCGATGCATAGGATTTTCTCCTCCGCGGTGAGAGAGGCAAACTTCCTGTAAGCAAATATACGGTCGCGCAATACCTCACCATATGTTAGAAAGTCTTGGAACGTCAGATCGGTCTTGCCATCACACGATTCCGTTAGAAAGTCAGATGCCTCACGTTCTGACACGCCCGTAGGAGTGCAGAGTAAAAGATGATCGTGCACCACATCCGCATTAATGGAATTGGTCTGGTTGTCAGCAAGTGCATCGAATATCACTCGCACACTTTCCACATTGTCAGAATTTTTTGACCCCGCCTTCCAATCCTGCCGTGCCGCGGTGAGTTTCATCCTTTCAAATGATTCCATTAACGCACTCATGCCCTCTACCCGCAATAAACGAGCACGGTACTGGTGATTTTTGTATCCTGTGGAGTGCTGGATAATGTAACGATCAAGAGGCGACCTTTTAGTGACGCGCCCAgcactttcccccttacATAAGTAATAatacttgtttttcttcatggTCGTAATTAATGGAAGTTGTTCCTTCAGCGCCACCTCCGTGGCGGCACGATTGGTATTCCACCCAGGTCGCAATTTCCGTGGAGTTTCTCTGCAAACTACAGTTAGTTGggttggaggaggaggcgctCCATCATCTGCAAGTGTGTACGATCTTGAATATGTGCTGCCTGAGTGCGAGGCGTCGGGATATGTATCGGAGGACCGAATCGCCCTATATGTAACAGTGGAATCTGTTGTGGATACGTTGGGCGGTGGTCCACGAAAGGAAACATTAGAAGTGGCAACTGATATAATACCGTCATGAAAAGTCGGCCACGACTCGTGTATTGTCATTTTTAACCAGTCCACTACTCtaaccttttctttattttgcgttattttttttgttgttgttgctttcaaGGGGAGATGATGGATAGCGTAtgattctttttcctccctgcGTATATTTCGTTTGTAGTATCTTGCGCGATCAGACGCTGCTGACAACAGGCGCCAACCTCCAGAAAGAATACCACCTGAAATAATGTAAGCACCCCGTATCCTTTCTTCCTGAGGGGAAAATCAAGCTTTCCGCTAAATGCTGGGAGGTATATTatgaagcagaaaaaaacggtgagaagaaacagcaaaagcaacCAGGTAGTATCGGCAGTGTAAACAAAGCGTTACCGAGAAATAAATGTATACGGTGGGATGTTAACTTAGGCACAAATATTAGAGGAGACAAAAGAGGgacaaaagggagaaaaagaacacacaAGCCAATAACCCACTTCTGAACAGTTAAATCGCAAAATAACACCTCTCCCCACTGGGAGGCATATGTACTTCCCCGCGCGTCTTTGTTAAGGTAGAGGAAGTCATTTGCCCCACCATTGGTATAATGGAGAATaaattgaaagaaaagaaagtgaaaagcAACTAAGCAACAAACATCCCAcccgaaaaacaaaagttcaCCATGATTTCACCATCGTATGGTTAATGAGTCATTCCTTCCCAACAACCAACACTCCCTGCCTCCATCCGTCATCTTCCTCATCACCACACGCAATCGGCAGGCGCCTTGGTGACGTTGATGTTGATCTTGCTTTCTCTTCGGCGCCAAACGGTAAATAGTcctgaagaaaaataagcgaTCCACCACATCCGCTAAGCAGTTGCTGCCACAGAACAATCAGTCTTCCAACAACGAGGCATGAACCGAGTAAGAGCTGGGAATGGGCTCGTGGCTAGTGTGCTGGAAGGATGACACGCGGTCCGGTAATTCAACGAATGAAACTGTCACATGGTTGATACAATTGCTGCCCCAAGACACATACAAatgaagttgttttttttttttaatcacgCGCAAACTCCATTAGGTAAGCggctttttccccccaccctCTCCCATTCTATCCCTTCTgctattttctctttccataTTCTCCTCCACCCCCATCGCCACCGTCATTAGTTCTTGCGACGCAGTAGGCGCACGCGTCAGTTCAGATTACACTGAGCATATGAAACTTCCTAATTCAAGAAGCTGCACAAAATCATCACATCCATCCGACAGACGCTTCTCAATGTCGCATAACTTTAGTGCAATTGATCCACGCTGAGCGGAATTAAGAGGACATGCAGCACTGACAATGTAATCCTGAAGCTGGGCAAGTATCTGACAAGCGGGGTAACCTTGCTGAACAAGTCGTTTTGTCACACTGCGCACCTCGTCGAAGCTTTTCATCATCAAAGCAGCAAGGTACGTTTGCATCATGCTAGCAGGCACGGATCCCGACACTTCCACAAAATCCTCCTTCTGCAAGTCATTTCCATTTGCCCTCTGCGCATACTGAAGGTACATTATCGCTAAGCGTAGGTCACCGCCACTCACATGATCCAACGCATCTATAGAAGACCTCGATATTTGGATGTTCTCTCTACTAGCAACTTCACTAATACGCTCATATAGGGCCTCTTTTATGAGGGGTTTGAAGCGGTACTTGGCACAACGGCTCGCTATGGGATCGATGATGCGAGTTACGTAGTTACAGAGAATGCAAAATCGTGTAACATCACTGAAGTCCTCCATCATACGACGAAGGGCAGCCTGCGCATCGGGTAGTAGGGCATCCGCTTCGTCCAATATGATAACTTTGAAGGGAGGCACCGGGTAAATCTTTCCGTCGGACTGCACCTTCTGCACAACATTCCCCACAGCCGTTTGTGCAAAGGACTTAACCTTCTCACGTATTACCTGAATACCACGGTCGTCACTTGCGTTCAGCTCACGAACGCGACTCTTAATGTAATCGGGTCCAAACAACTCATGCGCGACGGCAAGTATGGCAGTTGTTTTTCCCGTCCCTGGTGGGccgtggaaaaggaaatgaggcATACTTGCGCCCTGTCGGAGGGTGGACCGCAACGCCTGCACAACTTCCTCCTGCGACTTGACCTCGTCCAAAGACTTTGGTCGATACTTCTCAATCCATGGGCGTAAATCAACACTCGGCTCCACACGATGTTTTTTAAGTGGTGGGTCTGGCAACATtttcaacaccaacaaaactcagaaacaaatatacaagaacgtatatatgtgtatatgagAAGAAATGTGAATATGTCACCCGTGTATGATACGTATCACTTCTAATCACTCGCACCCTTTCTTCAAATGAAAGgcttaacaaaaaaaaaagtgagaaaacagaaggaggaaaagtgcTGGTACTGCAAGTGGTTCACCACTTATACAAATATCGGAGAGGTGGCCCAAAGGTCcgcaaaacagaaacaaaaaaatggttCGAACAATACAACAATAAATGCGCGCAAACTGCCGCAAAGTAAACATTAGCATATCACGTGAATGCATTGATGGTCGCACACACAACTCAGTTCCTTCTGACGCGAGAAAGATATATAatcgcatatatatatatatatatatatatacggtGCCTGGTGATAGGCACACCGACTCCTCCATGcaattcccctccccctacacacacgcacatatacaGAATCAAATAAACATATGGACATCACGGTAGTAACAGCTGAAGATTACACTTACACATGACGTTTCAACTACAACAGTCCCGATGacatttcatatttttatcCCCACCCACACCGCAATTCCCCCACAGCGTTTTGACATGTAGCTGATAACATGCACGCAAAAGGGAAACTAAACACACATATAAGGAAGTACAGGAGGAAACCAAGCGAGTGAAACAGATGATATGACTGTTCCACAGCTTCAACAATAAGTTTCCCACTCGTCGCACCGTATAATAAACATTTAAAATATTCAGCGGCCAGCAAAAGGTGCGTAAGGTAATGGGGGAGAGGAACATATAATGCAGAACGGAAGCAGAACGAATACAATGCAGTAAATAAGGATaagcaaaacacaaaaggtgtgcaaacgcaaaaactaaaaaaaaaaagaaaagggagagaaacaGAGAAGCAGTAACCGAATAcgccaaaaataaacaccactaaactcaaaaaaaaaactgaaaaggTCGAACCGcgcccaaacacacacaaacaaacaaacaaacatcaaAACATGGAAATCATGCCGTCTCTACGAAGCACTCCTCGCACAAAAGCTgtcaatttttctttgcaagGAGGGAGTAAACTTCACTGAATTTGTTTCACGCGATTCCGTTGTTTTAAACTTCAGTGCCAAGGGTGAGGGCTGGTGACGCGCTTGCCGTAGGCCCGGTGTTGCTGTGCTAGCAAGGGACGACCGATTGTAGTTTTGTGTCTCATCATCCTCCGATGGGCCTGTCTGTGAAGACTCTAACTGCCCATTACTGACTAAAATAACATCTGTCGTGTCGTGTATGGCCAGTGTTTCGCCTTCTGCTTCCTCATTTTGATGTGCAGTTGTTTGCGGAGACCCTCCTGAATTGGGTGCGGAAACGCTCATACTGCTTCTTGCCGAACGAGTACACACAGCATTGAGAGAAGGGACAACGGTAGTTGTGCTGGTAACGGAATTCCGCTGCTGAGTTGAAGAACCGAACAATGCCGACTCGAATGCCTTCACATTATCCAGAAGAGGTTTAAGTTCTGCATATTCCTGTTGAACTAGCAACTCTATCTTTTTGTCCGATACTGCAATCGACGAACCGTTAAAGTGCTTAAGAACGATATACAGTGCTCTCGCCATCCTTCTACAACTAGTATCCCCCTTGCTCATGTATTGCTCAGCCAACCGGGTGAGATCATCAGGGGAATGCGCAGCCACCTCCGCACTATTGTTGCCTGCTTTCCTGCATTTTCCCCCACGAGACACAACAGTGCAGAGCGCTATATAACCCAAACACTTCCGCCGAAGCTCTGGATGAGTTCCGCCCACAAGCCCCTCAACGGCACTTTTCACAACGGCTGTGTGGCCACCGCTGCCAATCGCCAATGCCCGAACGGCCGTATCCGATGCGTGTGCAATGGCAGATACCGTAACAAACACACCACGAAGCAGCACTGAACACCACTTTCCCGCAGCCACTACCAGTGGTCCCTCACTAAACAACGAGGTTGAGGCCCTTTCTGCAACGATGACAATAATAGCACAGGCCTGTCGGCATATGGCAGAACGCTTTTCACCAGCGCAAACGGACAGAGGACCGGAGAGGTGTGAAATAACCTTACGAATGTTGCGATTGAAGTAGTCATCTGGCATGGCACTCAGCCAGTTCTCCAGAGTCCGCAGAGCAATAAGCCGCTCACCCGCCCCTTCCGACGTGGCCCCGCACACAAGTGCCAAGCGACGCACCTCTTGTTCTATATTTGCCTCATCCGG encodes:
- a CDS encoding replication factor C, subunit 2, putative: MLPDPPLKKHRVEPSVDLRPWIEKYRPKSLDEVKSQEEVVQALRSTLRQGASMPHFLFHGPPGTGKTTAILAVAHELFGPDYIKSRVRELNASDDRGIQVIREKVKSFAQTAVGNVVQKVQSDGKIYPVPPFKVIILDEADALLPDAQAALRRMMEDFSDVTRFCILCNYVTRIIDPIASRCAKYRFKPLIKEALYERISEVASRENIQISRSSIDALDHVSGGDLRLAIMYLQYAQRANGNDLQKEDFVEVSGSVPASMMQTYLAALMMKSFDEVRSVTKRLVQQGYPACQILAQLQDYIVSAACPLNSAQRGSIALKLCDIEKRLSDGCDDFVQLLELGSFICSV
- a CDS encoding RNA-binding protein RBP14, putative (TbRBP14: pers. comm. C. Clayton, University of Heidelberg similar to Putative RNA-binding protein 3 (RNA binding motif protein 3). (Swiss-Prot:O89086) {Mus musculus}), which codes for MASDPSDGDNVLFNTEVDPELELQEMQRQVNDLQEDLRLKTLQETAAQDEGQRKTTGVVASKNTSVFVGGMDPRTTESDLRVFFSACGTIKRLTMLRDKFTGQQKGTAYIEFETVEQAAAAIVKNGQSLHGKPLTVAMKRDNIPAFQRGRGGGAGGGFPRGGFRGGGANAMQQQMAMAATMMATMMGGPAGMNFSPYRGGVRGRGRGRGRGGPY